GCTTTGGCTTCGGCCGCCTCCAGGACAGCGTCTTCCACCTCGACAGAAGAACGCAGATAAGGTACGCGGCGAATATCCACCTTGCCAGAGTCAAACTGACTGGCCGCCGCCTTGACCACAACCTCTCCGGTCTCTCCCACCGAGTCGGAGAGTATATAGATGACGGGAATGTTTTGCAGCGTGATATTGATAAGAGGCGCCTCCTTTGCTAGTGGCCGGCTAATTGGACAAATAACCGTGTAATGTTGGTTTTGGTAAACCGGCCCACAACCTGGTATTTTTCCTCTCCGGCGTCATTTTGCACCAGATTGACCACCGGCATGGCATCCACCTGCTGCGTGATCAGTTTCTGGGCGGCGCGAAAGACGGATTCCTCAGGATGGGTGACAATTACATTGGGCATGCGGGTCATGACGATACTGACCGGCAGTTTGTTCAGGTTTTGTCCCCCCAGGGACTGTTTGAGCATGTCTTTGCGGGAGGCGATTCCTTCCAGATATCCGCCTTCCGAGACGATGATCAGCGACCCCACGTCTTCCATAAACATAGTGACAATGGCATCGTAGACCGAACAGCTTTCTTTGACCACCACCGGATGGGAATGGGCCTCGCCCACCCGGATATTGCCCAAAACGCCGGCGATTAAGTCTGATGGCGTTTTGCCTGTACAGTAATAGCCTACTTTCGGACGGGCGCCCAGCATGCCGCTCATGGTCAGAATGGCCAGATCCGGCCGCAGAGCCGCCCGGCTTAAGTTCAGTTTCTCCGCGATATGGGCGCCGGTAATCGGCCCATGGCGGTT
This sequence is a window from Acetonema longum DSM 6540. Protein-coding genes within it:
- a CDS encoding helix-turn-helix transcriptional regulator; translated protein: MELTKRQETILEIVNRHGPITGAHIAEKLNLSRAALRPDLAILTMSGMLGARPKVGYYCTGKTPSDLIAGVLGNIRVGEAHSHPVVVKESCSVYDAIVTMFMEDVGSLIIVSEGGYLEGIASRKDMLKQSLGGQNLNKLPVSIVMTRMPNVIVTHPEESVFRAAQKLITQQVDAMPVVNLVQNDAGEEKYQVVGRFTKTNITRLFVQLAGH